A region of Streptomyces deccanensis DNA encodes the following proteins:
- a CDS encoding MFS transporter, translating into MVDSEPRGAGVTQSPAPTPVADGAESVLSRSYRGLSIGIVSVVLLIAFEAMAVGTAMPVAARELDGISVYGFAFSAYFTTSLFGMVLSGQWADRRGPLGPLTAGIGAFAAGLVLSGTAGAMWLFVLGRAVQGLGGGLVIVALYVVVGRAYPERLRPSIMAAFAASWVIPSVVGPLASGAVTEQLGWRWVFLGIPALVVLPLALALPQIRRRASGPVTPSPSPSPSPSPPSSVSAPAPSFDRRRIRLAFGISLGAGLLQYAAQDLSWWSLVPAAAGAGLLVPAVSGLLPKGTYRAVRGLPSVVLLRGVAAGSFVAAESFVPLMLVTQRGLSPTLAGFSLAAGGGTWALGSWVQARARVEPYRERLMTVGMVLVAMAITTLPGVLVDSVPVWIVAVAWAFGCFGMGLVISSTSVLLLQLSAPEEAGTNSAALQISDGLTNALLLAAGGAAFAALGGGAVGHTATTTAAATSHPAAFVAVFLPMAGVALVGAWVTTRLRKPVVIG; encoded by the coding sequence ATGGTCGATTCCGAACCGCGTGGCGCGGGTGTCACGCAGAGCCCCGCCCCGACGCCGGTCGCCGACGGTGCGGAAAGCGTGCTGAGCCGTTCCTACCGGGGGCTCAGTATCGGGATCGTCTCGGTCGTGCTGCTGATCGCCTTCGAGGCCATGGCGGTCGGCACGGCCATGCCGGTCGCGGCGCGGGAGCTGGACGGGATCTCCGTGTACGGGTTCGCGTTCTCGGCGTACTTCACGACCAGCCTGTTCGGGATGGTGCTGTCGGGGCAGTGGGCGGACCGGCGGGGACCGCTGGGACCGTTGACGGCGGGGATCGGTGCCTTCGCGGCCGGGCTGGTGCTGTCGGGGACGGCCGGTGCGATGTGGCTCTTCGTCCTCGGACGGGCCGTGCAGGGGCTCGGCGGCGGGCTGGTGATCGTCGCGCTGTACGTCGTGGTCGGGCGGGCGTACCCGGAGCGGCTGCGGCCCTCCATCATGGCGGCCTTCGCGGCGAGTTGGGTCATCCCCTCCGTGGTCGGCCCCCTCGCCTCGGGCGCGGTGACCGAACAACTGGGCTGGCGCTGGGTGTTCCTGGGCATTCCGGCGCTCGTCGTACTGCCGCTGGCGCTGGCCCTGCCGCAGATACGGCGACGGGCATCCGGGCCGGTGACGCCCTCGCCCTCGCCCTCGCCCTCGCCCTCGCCCCCGTCCTCCGTTTCCGCCCCGGCCCCCTCCTTCGACCGCCGTCGTATCCGCCTCGCCTTCGGGATCTCCCTCGGGGCCGGGCTGTTGCAGTACGCGGCTCAGGATCTGTCGTGGTGGTCTCTGGTGCCGGCGGCCGCGGGGGCCGGGCTCCTCGTGCCGGCCGTGTCGGGGCTGTTGCCGAAGGGGACGTACCGGGCGGTGCGGGGGCTGCCGTCGGTGGTGCTGCTGCGTGGCGTGGCGGCGGGCTCGTTCGTGGCGGCCGAGTCGTTCGTGCCGTTGATGCTGGTGACCCAGCGAGGGCTGTCGCCGACGCTCGCCGGGTTCTCGCTGGCGGCCGGTGGGGGGACCTGGGCGCTGGGGTCGTGGGTGCAGGCGCGGGCGCGGGTGGAGCCCTACCGGGAGCGGCTGATGACGGTGGGGATGGTGCTGGTCGCGATGGCGATCACCACGCTGCCGGGGGTGCTGGTCGACTCCGTCCCGGTGTGGATCGTGGCCGTCGCCTGGGCTTTTGGGTGCTTCGGGATGGGGCTCGTGATCTCCTCCACCAGTGTGCTGTTGCTCCAGCTCTCCGCCCCGGAGGAGGCCGGCACCAACTCCGCCGCGCTCCAGATCTCCGACGGTCTCACCAACGCGCTGCTCCTCGCGGCGGGCGGCGCCGCGTTCGCCGCGCTCGGTGGTGGTGCGGTCGGCCACACGGCCACCACGACCGCCGCCGCCACGTCCCACCCGGCCGCCTTCGTCGCGGTGTTCCTGCCGATGGCGGGGGTGGCGTTGGTGGGGGCCTGGGTGACCACGCGGTTGCGTAAACCGGTGGTTATCGGGTGA
- a CDS encoding GntR family transcriptional regulator, with amino-acid sequence MPVWPQVAAELRKRLDAGQYPVGERFPGTVDIAAEFDVSQSTAQKAVAALRAEGRLYTVLGQGSFVKGDE; translated from the coding sequence GTGCCTGTTTGGCCCCAGGTAGCGGCCGAACTCAGGAAGAGGCTTGACGCGGGGCAGTACCCGGTGGGTGAGCGATTCCCCGGCACCGTGGACATTGCAGCCGAGTTCGACGTGAGCCAGTCCACGGCACAGAAGGCCGTGGCTGCTCTCCGTGCGGAAGGGCGGCTGTACACCGTGCTGGGCCAAGGCTCGTTCGTGAAGGGCGACGAGTAG
- a CDS encoding SUKH-4 family immunity protein: MSTMTMGTMGLTDLNDLRDPTRIDDLAVLTGGPVTRSGLALDLPARLLDEEFGRSRVWRFEDFDFPATLTHEPTRRFLRDMGLPEDHGFFHLDTEFPLPTLAEYYAHDRADAFAAGRLPSGAAHLIRLGHFVEGSSVVVDGTTGAILNWSEPESTLCPLDADLSTLAFTLWRLHRENHEGTATGCWVERLRNEACAEL, from the coding sequence ATGAGCACGATGACGATGGGGACTATGGGCCTGACGGACCTGAACGACCTGCGCGATCCGACGCGCATCGACGACCTGGCGGTGCTGACCGGGGGACCGGTCACCCGCTCGGGGCTGGCGCTCGACCTGCCGGCCCGGCTGCTGGACGAGGAGTTCGGCCGCAGCAGGGTGTGGCGCTTCGAGGACTTCGACTTCCCGGCCACGCTCACCCACGAGCCGACCCGCCGCTTCCTGCGGGACATGGGCCTGCCCGAGGACCACGGCTTCTTCCACCTCGACACGGAATTCCCGCTGCCGACCCTCGCCGAGTACTACGCGCACGACCGCGCCGACGCGTTCGCCGCCGGCCGACTCCCCTCCGGAGCGGCCCACTTGATCCGCCTCGGCCACTTCGTCGAGGGCAGCAGCGTCGTCGTCGACGGCACCACGGGTGCGATCCTCAACTGGAGCGAACCGGAGTCCACCCTCTGCCCCCTCGACGCCGACCTCTCCACCCTCGCCTTCACCCTCTGGCGCCTCCACCGCGAGAACCACGAGGGAACGGCGACGGGTTGCTGGGTGGAACGCCTGCGCAACGAGGCCTGCGCCGAGCTCTGA
- a CDS encoding DUF6083 domain-containing protein: protein MGDTDKPSIVPLPGADGHRQPPPDTPRPWENVDRAQAALEGATGPEPPAPPVCPDCGLTGDRRPTYYDAHVLLEPDLYAPAHMVPAWHRWYVDSHGVGWNSREDEPEPGAVCRIPHHIACPGLKLDEIGLWRWLDTVRAENARRARRKADEEGIREALPEVG from the coding sequence ATGGGGGACACGGACAAGCCGAGCATCGTCCCGTTGCCGGGCGCGGACGGGCATCGCCAGCCACCGCCGGACACACCGCGACCGTGGGAGAACGTCGACCGCGCCCAGGCCGCGCTGGAAGGCGCCACGGGCCCCGAGCCCCCAGCCCCGCCCGTCTGCCCCGACTGCGGGCTCACCGGTGACCGGCGCCCCACGTACTACGACGCCCACGTCCTCCTGGAGCCCGACCTGTACGCGCCGGCCCACATGGTGCCGGCCTGGCACCGGTGGTACGTCGACTCCCACGGCGTCGGATGGAACAGCCGGGAGGACGAGCCCGAACCAGGCGCGGTCTGCCGAATCCCCCACCACATCGCCTGCCCGGGCCTGAAGTTGGACGAGATCGGCCTGTGGCGCTGGCTCGACACGGTCCGCGCGGAGAACGCGCGTCGGGCGCGGCGAAAGGCGGACGAGGAGGGGATCCGGGAAGCCCTGCCGGAAGTGGGCTGA
- a CDS encoding tyrosine-type recombinase/integrase, which translates to MAEAVQRGARKSALRAPRRVAESATDTDTRRTTESAVRALTSPEDVRAALIAELDLHLSTTTNKHGRPFQRKTINAYVNAGKALSAWIGASQHVNAVGVEVTSFTDVDVSTANAFFRWWYQTKDVPKSQDGKGGYTGGVNTTQRNLRALFVYLSEEYDHPNPYDDPKFHKYAAPQLGKPRTLSEEFIQDTLDITAWGPGRKDFETTRDHALLRVLTEGLRAEEILNIRVQDLDLQGAVLVVVPLKMDRNSVDGRVIPLQPSTVKALTRYLRLRTTHKKHTEPWLWLGLNNRPRLGYSGLWNMTKRVAERAGYESAEVSPHCWCHSWADDLKARGVSGEHIMAIRGWKSPAMLRRYGADMASQRAVNTMHNLGDRYS; encoded by the coding sequence ATGGCTGAGGCAGTACAGAGGGGTGCGCGCAAGAGCGCGCTACGCGCTCCTAGGCGAGTCGCCGAGAGCGCGACAGACACAGACACTCGGCGTACGACAGAGAGCGCCGTACGTGCGCTCACGTCACCCGAGGACGTCAGGGCAGCGCTCATCGCTGAGCTTGACTTGCACCTGTCGACCACAACGAACAAGCACGGTCGCCCTTTCCAGCGGAAGACGATCAACGCCTACGTGAACGCGGGCAAGGCACTCTCTGCCTGGATCGGCGCATCGCAGCACGTCAACGCGGTGGGTGTGGAAGTCACCTCGTTCACCGACGTGGATGTCTCGACAGCCAACGCGTTCTTCCGCTGGTGGTACCAGACCAAGGACGTGCCCAAGAGCCAGGACGGCAAAGGCGGCTACACGGGCGGGGTCAACACGACGCAGCGGAACCTCCGCGCTCTGTTCGTCTACCTCTCCGAGGAGTACGACCACCCGAACCCGTACGACGACCCGAAGTTCCACAAGTACGCGGCTCCGCAGCTCGGCAAGCCACGGACGCTGTCCGAGGAGTTCATCCAGGACACGTTGGACATCACCGCGTGGGGACCAGGGCGAAAGGACTTCGAGACCACGCGTGACCACGCACTTCTCCGTGTACTAACGGAGGGCCTGCGCGCAGAGGAGATCCTGAACATCCGCGTCCAAGACCTGGATCTCCAGGGCGCGGTTCTCGTGGTCGTCCCGCTCAAGATGGACAGGAACAGTGTGGACGGCCGGGTCATCCCGCTACAGCCGTCGACGGTCAAGGCGCTCACCCGTTACCTACGTCTCCGCACCACACACAAGAAGCACACTGAGCCGTGGCTCTGGCTCGGCCTCAACAACCGCCCACGGCTCGGGTACTCGGGTCTGTGGAACATGACCAAGCGTGTGGCAGAGCGAGCCGGGTATGAGTCGGCCGAGGTGTCGCCGCACTGCTGGTGCCACTCCTGGGCGGATGACCTGAAAGCCAGGGGCGTATCCGGCGAGCACATCATGGCTATCCGGGGATGGAAGAGCCCGGCCATGCTGCGCAGGTACGGCGCGGACATGGCCTCTCAGCGCGCGGTCAACACCATGCACAACCTGGGCGACCGCTACTCCTGA
- a CDS encoding xanthine dehydrogenase family protein molybdopterin-binding subunit has product MSNETVLAAPTGPGEAAPTPEQLPHGLGVSLPSADSRAKSEGTFPYAADLWAEGLLWAAVLRSPHPHARIVSIDTSHAREMPGVRAVITHEDVPGVALHGRGKADRPLFASEVVRHHGEPIAAVAADHPDTARMAAAAVIVEYEVLDPVIDPEQAFEAEPLHPDGNLIRHIPLRHGDPNAAGEIVVEGQYRIGRADPAPIGAEAGLAVPRPDGGVELYVASTDPHTDRDAAAACYGLAPDRVKIVVTGVPGATADREDQGFQLPLGLLALKTGCPVKLTATREESFLGHAHRHPTLLRYRHHADAEGKLVKVEAQILLDAGAYADTSAEALAAAVSFACGPYVIPNAFIEGWAVRTNNPPSGHVRGEGAMQVCAAYEAQMDKLAKKLGIDPAELRMRNVMSTGDVLPTGQSVTCPAPVAELLQAVQEFPLPALPKDTPEDEWLLPGGPEGAGEPGAVRRGVGYGLGMVHMLGAEGADEVSTATVKVHDGIATVLCAAVDTGQGFSTLARQIVQETLGIDEVHIAQVDTDQPPAGPSCRGRHTWVSGGAVERAAKMVRTQLLQPLAHKFGMSTELLQITDGKITSYDGVLSTTVAEAMDGKELWATAQCRPHPTEPLDEAGQGDAFVGLAFCAIRAVVDVDIELGSVRVVELAVAQDVGRILNPDQLTARIEAGVTQGVGIALTENLRTPRGLVRHPDLTGYALPTALDAPDIRLVKLVEERDVVAPFGAKAASAVPVVTSPAAIAAAVRAATGRPVNRLPIRPQAAVVTGA; this is encoded by the coding sequence GTGAGCAACGAAACCGTCCTCGCGGCGCCCACGGGCCCCGGCGAGGCAGCGCCCACTCCCGAGCAGCTGCCGCACGGCCTGGGCGTGTCCCTGCCGTCGGCCGACTCCCGGGCCAAGTCGGAGGGCACCTTCCCGTACGCGGCCGACCTGTGGGCCGAGGGCCTGCTGTGGGCCGCCGTGCTCCGCTCGCCGCACCCGCACGCGCGCATCGTGTCCATCGACACGTCCCACGCGCGCGAGATGCCCGGCGTACGGGCCGTCATCACGCACGAGGACGTCCCCGGCGTCGCCCTGCACGGCCGCGGCAAGGCCGACCGGCCCCTGTTCGCCTCCGAGGTCGTCCGCCACCACGGCGAGCCCATCGCGGCCGTCGCCGCCGACCACCCCGACACCGCGCGGATGGCCGCCGCCGCCGTCATCGTCGAGTACGAGGTGCTCGACCCGGTGATCGACCCGGAGCAGGCCTTCGAGGCCGAACCCCTGCACCCCGACGGCAACCTCATCCGCCACATCCCGCTGCGCCACGGCGACCCGAACGCGGCCGGCGAGATCGTCGTCGAGGGCCAGTACCGCATCGGCCGCGCGGACCCCGCCCCCATCGGCGCCGAGGCCGGCCTCGCCGTGCCCCGCCCCGACGGCGGCGTCGAGCTGTACGTCGCCTCCACCGACCCGCACACCGACCGCGACGCGGCCGCCGCCTGCTACGGCCTGGCCCCCGACCGCGTCAAGATCGTCGTCACCGGTGTCCCCGGCGCCACCGCCGACCGCGAGGACCAGGGCTTCCAGCTCCCGCTGGGCCTGCTCGCCCTGAAGACCGGCTGCCCGGTCAAGCTGACGGCCACCCGCGAGGAGTCCTTCCTCGGCCACGCCCACCGCCACCCCACCCTCCTGCGCTACCGCCACCACGCGGACGCCGAGGGCAAGCTGGTCAAGGTCGAGGCGCAGATCCTGCTCGACGCGGGCGCGTACGCCGACACCTCCGCGGAGGCGCTGGCCGCGGCCGTCTCGTTCGCCTGCGGCCCCTACGTCATCCCCAACGCCTTCATCGAGGGCTGGGCGGTCCGCACCAACAACCCGCCGTCCGGCCATGTGCGCGGCGAGGGCGCCATGCAGGTCTGCGCCGCCTACGAGGCGCAGATGGACAAGCTCGCGAAGAAGCTGGGCATCGACCCGGCCGAGCTGCGGATGCGCAACGTGATGTCCACGGGCGACGTGCTGCCGACGGGCCAGTCCGTGACCTGCCCGGCGCCCGTCGCCGAACTCCTCCAGGCCGTCCAGGAGTTCCCGCTCCCGGCGCTGCCCAAGGACACCCCCGAGGACGAGTGGCTGCTCCCGGGCGGCCCCGAGGGCGCGGGCGAGCCGGGCGCGGTCCGGCGGGGCGTCGGCTACGGCCTCGGCATGGTCCACATGCTCGGCGCCGAGGGCGCGGACGAGGTCTCCACGGCCACCGTGAAGGTCCACGACGGCATCGCCACCGTCCTGTGCGCGGCCGTCGACACTGGCCAGGGCTTCTCCACCCTCGCCCGGCAGATCGTCCAGGAGACCCTCGGCATCGACGAGGTCCACATCGCGCAGGTCGACACCGACCAGCCTCCGGCGGGACCCAGCTGCCGGGGCCGCCACACCTGGGTCTCCGGCGGCGCGGTGGAGCGCGCGGCGAAGATGGTCCGCACCCAGCTCCTCCAGCCCCTGGCCCACAAGTTCGGCATGTCCACCGAGCTGCTCCAGATCACCGACGGCAAGATCACGTCGTACGACGGTGTGCTGTCGACCACGGTCGCCGAGGCGATGGACGGCAAGGAACTCTGGGCCACGGCCCAGTGCCGCCCGCACCCGACCGAGCCGCTGGACGAGGCCGGCCAGGGAGACGCGTTCGTGGGCCTGGCGTTCTGCGCGATCCGCGCGGTCGTGGACGTCGACATCGAACTCGGCTCCGTACGGGTCGTGGAACTGGCCGTCGCCCAGGACGTGGGCCGGATCCTCAACCCGGACCAGCTCACCGCGCGGATCGAGGCGGGCGTCACCCAGGGCGTGGGCATCGCGCTGACCGAGAACCTGCGCACCCCCCGGGGCCTGGTCCGCCACCCCGACCTGACCGGCTACGCCCTGCCCACCGCCCTCGACGCCCCCGACATCCGGCTCGTCAAGCTGGTGGAGGAACGGGACGTCGTCGCCCCCTTCGGCGCGAAGGCGGCCAGCGCGGTGCCGGTGGTCACCTCCCCGGCGGCCATCGCGGCGGCGGTACGGGCGGCCACGGGACGTCCCGTGAACCGCCTGCCGATCCGCCCGCAGGCGGCGGTGGTGACGGGGGCGTAG
- a CDS encoding AAA family ATPase has translation MHDSTARADGKGNDELGDGYDPSGDVHMIPDDRKKGGFLLVSREDIEAAHEAALEIEADWAREEQESLEFNARVEQYKKDLASFPPSEDDIKLANALRRAGYLSDTEVDPQGRGVVLWPPPAFEIEAAAAAHSRDRMGGDGSDEDEPAKLGVGQFADDPSRYLFYKGRDNSVFGPWDSGKTWLLIAVAAEFVRQGQHVVFLNFEQNTVADLKGRMRKVGVTKAWVEAFFHVYDHPDEAPEVSEPVALVVLDALNPAINHVGKNTNDSAGPNLVYRTYLRPLRDANPQMTSVILDHPNKDNDKSEGGTGRKGEITQAVKYRMANTERSRVGTRGYSTLFLVKDNTGEVDAEKGDPVAYVVRDSSQDRDAITVQILSQEPNKKGETATEGNERRSVREIAESVLRLQGPLTDQQWISLTKEEVRAAYPGWDDRQVSKNAGQGRYETRQNDKAQKNDDGLWEYAP, from the coding sequence GTGCACGACTCTACTGCACGCGCTGACGGCAAGGGAAACGACGAATTGGGGGATGGGTACGACCCGTCCGGCGACGTCCACATGATCCCGGACGACAGGAAGAAAGGCGGGTTCCTTCTCGTCTCTCGGGAGGACATCGAGGCCGCGCACGAAGCGGCATTGGAGATCGAGGCAGACTGGGCACGGGAAGAGCAAGAGTCGCTGGAATTCAACGCGAGGGTGGAGCAGTACAAGAAGGACCTTGCGTCATTCCCACCCAGCGAGGATGACATCAAGCTGGCTAATGCACTTCGCCGCGCGGGCTACCTTTCCGACACCGAGGTAGACCCTCAGGGCAGGGGGGTGGTGCTATGGCCGCCGCCAGCATTCGAGATCGAGGCCGCAGCGGCAGCGCACTCCCGTGACCGGATGGGCGGTGACGGCTCGGATGAGGATGAGCCTGCCAAGTTGGGTGTGGGACAGTTCGCGGACGACCCGAGCCGGTACCTGTTCTACAAGGGGCGGGATAACTCGGTGTTCGGCCCGTGGGACTCCGGTAAGACATGGCTACTCATTGCCGTGGCCGCTGAGTTCGTGCGCCAGGGTCAGCACGTGGTGTTCCTCAACTTCGAGCAGAACACCGTGGCCGACCTCAAGGGCCGGATGCGCAAGGTGGGCGTTACCAAGGCGTGGGTGGAAGCGTTCTTCCACGTCTACGACCACCCCGACGAGGCGCCCGAGGTTAGCGAGCCGGTGGCTCTCGTCGTCCTGGATGCTCTGAACCCGGCGATTAACCACGTGGGCAAAAACACCAACGATTCCGCCGGTCCGAACCTCGTCTATCGCACGTACCTCCGTCCGCTGCGTGACGCTAATCCACAGATGACCTCGGTCATCCTGGATCACCCGAACAAGGACAACGACAAGAGCGAGGGCGGCACAGGCCGGAAGGGTGAGATCACCCAGGCGGTTAAGTACCGGATGGCCAACACCGAGCGGTCTCGCGTCGGCACGCGCGGATACTCGACTCTGTTCCTGGTCAAGGACAACACGGGAGAGGTCGACGCGGAAAAGGGTGACCCGGTCGCCTATGTGGTGCGTGACAGCTCCCAGGATCGGGACGCCATCACCGTTCAGATCCTCTCGCAGGAGCCGAACAAGAAGGGCGAGACCGCTACGGAGGGAAATGAGCGGCGCAGCGTCCGCGAGATCGCCGAGTCCGTTCTCAGGCTCCAGGGCCCTCTTACTGATCAACAGTGGATCAGCCTAACCAAGGAAGAGGTAAGGGCCGCCTATCCCGGCTGGGACGATAGGCAGGTGAGCAAGAACGCCGGGCAGGGCCGTTACGAGACTCGGCAGAATGACAAGGCCCAGAAGAACGACGACGGTCTATGGGAGTACGCGCCCTAA
- a CDS encoding DEAD/DEAH box helicase: MTTTATSSSNHHLSPAFPGRAPWGTASKLRAWQQGAMEKYIQEQPRDFLAVATPGAGKTTFALTLASWLLHHHVVQQVTVVAPTEHLKKQWAEAAARIGIKLDPEYSAGPLSKEYDGVAVTYAGVGVRPMLHRNRSEQRKTLVILDEIHHAGDSKSWGEACLEAFEPATRRLALTGTPFRSDTNPIPFVTYEEGADGIRRSSADYTYGYGNALADNVVRPVIFLSYSGNMRWRTKAGDEIAARLGEPMTKDAVSQAWRTALDPRGEWMPSVLRAADQRLTEVRKAIPDAGALVIATDQDSARAYAKLIREITGTSATVVLSDDSGASDRIDEFSRNTDRWMVAVRMVSEGVDVPRLAVGVYATTISTPLFFAQAVGRFVRSRRRGETASVFLPTVPDLLTFANEMEVERDHALDKPKKAGEEDPYAEEDKLLAEAEKQQDEDTGEQDMLPFEALESDAVFDRVMYNGAEFGMQAHPGSEEEQDYLGIPGLLEPDQVQLLLQKRQARQIAHSRKKPDAEADLVELPADRRPVVTHKELLELRKQLNGMVGAYSHQSGKPHGVIHTEVRRVCGGPPSAEATAGQLRQRIAKVQEWATRMK; the protein is encoded by the coding sequence GTGACTACCACCGCCACCTCCTCCTCGAACCACCACCTCTCGCCCGCCTTCCCGGGCCGTGCCCCGTGGGGTACCGCCAGCAAGCTGCGCGCCTGGCAGCAGGGGGCGATGGAGAAGTACATCCAGGAGCAGCCGCGGGACTTCCTCGCGGTCGCGACCCCGGGCGCCGGTAAGACGACCTTCGCGCTGACGCTCGCGTCCTGGCTGCTGCACCACCACGTCGTGCAGCAGGTGACGGTCGTGGCGCCCACCGAGCACCTGAAGAAGCAGTGGGCCGAGGCCGCGGCGCGGATAGGGATCAAGCTGGACCCGGAGTACAGCGCGGGCCCGCTCAGCAAGGAGTACGACGGGGTCGCGGTCACCTACGCCGGTGTGGGCGTGCGGCCCATGCTGCACCGCAACCGCAGCGAGCAGCGCAAGACCCTGGTGATCCTGGACGAGATCCATCACGCCGGCGACAGCAAGTCCTGGGGCGAGGCCTGCCTGGAGGCGTTCGAGCCGGCCACCCGCCGGCTCGCGCTCACCGGTACGCCCTTCCGCTCCGACACCAACCCCATCCCCTTCGTCACGTACGAGGAGGGGGCGGACGGCATCCGGCGGTCCTCCGCCGACTACACCTACGGCTACGGCAACGCGCTCGCCGACAACGTCGTGCGGCCCGTCATCTTCCTCTCCTACAGCGGCAACATGCGCTGGCGCACTAAGGCGGGCGACGAGATCGCCGCGCGCCTCGGCGAGCCCATGACCAAGGACGCGGTCAGCCAGGCGTGGCGTACGGCGCTCGATCCGCGCGGTGAGTGGATGCCGAGCGTGCTGCGCGCCGCCGACCAGCGGCTCACCGAGGTCAGGAAGGCCATCCCGGACGCCGGCGCCCTCGTCATCGCCACCGACCAGGACTCCGCCCGCGCCTACGCCAAGCTGATCCGGGAGATCACGGGGACGAGCGCGACGGTCGTCCTGTCCGACGATTCCGGCGCCTCGGACCGTATCGACGAGTTCAGCCGCAACACCGACCGGTGGATGGTCGCCGTGCGGATGGTGTCCGAGGGCGTCGACGTGCCCCGGCTCGCCGTCGGGGTCTACGCCACCACCATCTCCACCCCGCTGTTCTTCGCCCAGGCCGTGGGCCGGTTCGTACGGTCCCGGCGGCGCGGCGAGACCGCGTCCGTGTTCCTGCCGACCGTGCCCGACCTGCTCACCTTCGCCAACGAGATGGAGGTCGAGCGGGACCACGCCCTCGACAAGCCGAAGAAGGCGGGCGAGGAGGACCCGTACGCCGAGGAGGACAAGCTCCTCGCGGAGGCGGAGAAGCAGCAGGACGAGGACACCGGCGAGCAGGACATGCTGCCGTTCGAGGCGCTGGAATCCGACGCCGTGTTCGACCGGGTCATGTACAACGGCGCCGAGTTCGGCATGCAGGCCCACCCCGGCAGCGAGGAGGAGCAGGACTACCTCGGCATTCCGGGGCTGCTGGAACCCGACCAGGTGCAGCTGCTGCTGCAGAAGCGGCAGGCACGGCAGATCGCGCACAGCCGCAAGAAGCCCGACGCCGAGGCCGACCTGGTGGAACTACCGGCGGACCGGCGGCCCGTGGTCACCCACAAGGAACTGCTGGAGCTGCGCAAGCAGCTCAACGGCATGGTCGGCGCGTACTCCCACCAGAGCGGCAAGCCGCACGGGGTCATCCACACCGAGGTACGCCGGGTGTGCGGCGGTCCGCCGAGCGCGGAGGCCACGGCGGGGCAGCTACGACAGCGGATCGCCAAGGTGCAGGAGTGGGCGACCCGGATGAAGTGA
- a CDS encoding type II toxin-antitoxin system death-on-curing family toxin — protein sequence MSAQVRDTSRHLTVADVTAIAEIAFGGRKPETREAGLLESAVHRSRARMFGTPAYTDRYEQAAALLHALATNHPLVDGNKRTAWLAAATFLAVNGVDLAAVDQDRAYDLVIDVASGGESEVGAIAERLRGL from the coding sequence ATGAGCGCGCAGGTGCGGGACACGAGCCGTCATCTGACCGTCGCCGACGTGACGGCCATCGCCGAGATCGCCTTCGGCGGGCGGAAGCCCGAGACGCGGGAGGCGGGGCTGCTGGAGTCGGCAGTGCACCGGTCGCGTGCCCGGATGTTCGGCACTCCGGCCTACACCGACCGCTACGAGCAGGCCGCCGCCCTGCTGCACGCCCTCGCCACCAACCACCCACTCGTGGACGGCAACAAGCGGACGGCCTGGCTCGCGGCGGCCACCTTCCTGGCGGTCAACGGGGTGGACCTCGCGGCGGTGGACCAGGACCGGGCGTACGACCTGGTCATCGATGTGGCCTCCGGTGGGGAGAGCGAGGTCGGTGCGATCGCCGAGCGGTTGCGGGGGTTGTGA